A window from Nitrosopumilus adriaticus encodes these proteins:
- a CDS encoding lamin tail domain-containing protein, translating into MIRNLSLVLSLVLLVGIIVPAYAQTNTDHVVINEVDINPPGNDATSISEWVELYNPTNSDVDLGGWKIASTTVLKKTMTIPDGTIIKPGQFLTYSYQSVWFTDSNEMVELRDKNGVVVDKTPLIADIQNDFKSWQRIFDGYDFDSSDDWKFATSTAGSSNGKILETKASDEITVTVSTDKSSYLFGQTAKISGSVSKEVFIVKPFFQSEPINVEISGPNYFQSLKLYPDLKLNYKTTLNLHQVLGIKEGEYTVSVSYAGASTKTNFSVGYEILEQKTKDDSSLSIITDKSQYIPGQLVSITGVTSETIPFEGMKLTVKDPQGKVVSSGNLYPTKDKFSTSLFLTTVNPVYGTYEVYAEYFDKSALIYFDVNTDVKENVPISLWTDKEVYGLGETVNITGRLNDKWVDSFNLEIIQTKNLSLGGSTGGGSTLKILDVVRLDGDSKFKYSFKIPQSDTRLGGYSIKVSKDIGSATKFIQVVKDPSTYVKSTTPLTVFTDKSIYEFGLDKKIIITGQIANTVSRASFETEPVKVKILTEDGKPLQIIGSADAGKLSTSGVSIGYDFTAIPESSGIFSVTTELSKLIFSEGKYLVQAKYEGLSASTSFETANSLDLKDGAIISTDKEVYGLGETVRLTGILPPTSDNSVVITITRPDGTRTDQGAIVNEQRFSFDWRTPISEKTQSSKIDDKERDVKKSNFGIYKIKVSTASQNNVLFFKVSPDPENDTLSKTPIFVTTEKSLYKAGEKLKVVGNIIKRVQGDQGLVVPERVSIKVVDGKFPYKQIHESSVYPTQGGDFTSLFELPATIFAEGSYTVKASYGNTRTETTFSVVNDFTFGLDAPLSLLLFTDKSEYYPGDVVVITGKPNKLIYLEKFEVSVAKKTGSEISCGSFICGKSHGPVTTIRPSSSGTFTYQFTIPSSPSAIGSYEALVDADFEAKSIKFNVVEKPKTPKLDTLIEKENRLSEDAISIFTAEKTVNDQTVAPRVISGSLITPTRGDESNVNLRISSETGICIIGPDADCFVSESTRKPGQIYDVVEVDGVSLNVRYSGPDVRLEKFSILPVSSDAFLSDTNWNVEIIKDDQASRFYYKITYKTLE; encoded by the coding sequence ATGATTCGTAATCTATCTCTAGTTTTATCTTTGGTATTACTTGTAGGAATAATTGTTCCCGCATATGCTCAAACAAATACTGATCATGTTGTAATTAATGAAGTGGATATCAATCCTCCTGGAAATGATGCAACATCAATCTCAGAGTGGGTTGAGCTTTACAATCCCACAAACTCTGATGTTGATTTAGGTGGTTGGAAAATTGCATCCACTACCGTTCTGAAAAAAACAATGACAATACCTGATGGAACCATCATAAAGCCTGGACAATTTTTGACATATTCTTATCAAAGTGTTTGGTTTACTGATTCAAATGAAATGGTCGAACTAAGAGACAAGAATGGAGTTGTAGTTGATAAGACTCCTCTTATTGCAGATATTCAAAATGACTTTAAATCATGGCAGCGAATTTTTGATGGATATGATTTTGATAGTTCAGATGATTGGAAGTTTGCAACATCCACTGCTGGCTCATCAAATGGAAAAATTTTAGAAACTAAAGCATCTGATGAAATAACTGTAACTGTATCTACTGACAAATCATCTTATTTGTTTGGACAAACTGCAAAAATATCTGGAAGTGTATCCAAAGAAGTTTTTATTGTAAAGCCATTTTTCCAATCTGAACCAATCAACGTGGAGATTTCTGGCCCCAACTATTTCCAATCTCTAAAATTATACCCTGATCTGAAACTAAATTACAAAACGACTCTGAATTTACATCAAGTTCTGGGAATCAAAGAGGGTGAATATACCGTATCTGTTTCATATGCTGGCGCAAGTACCAAAACAAATTTTTCTGTAGGCTATGAAATATTAGAGCAAAAAACTAAAGATGATTCTTCTCTAAGTATTATTACAGATAAATCACAATACATTCCAGGGCAACTAGTTTCAATAACTGGTGTTACTTCTGAAACAATTCCATTTGAAGGAATGAAATTAACTGTAAAAGATCCTCAGGGTAAAGTTGTCTCTAGTGGCAATCTGTATCCTACAAAAGATAAATTCTCAACTAGCTTATTTTTGACTACAGTAAATCCTGTCTACGGTACATATGAGGTGTACGCTGAATATTTTGACAAATCTGCACTGATTTATTTTGATGTAAACACGGATGTCAAAGAAAATGTGCCTATTTCACTTTGGACTGATAAGGAAGTTTATGGACTTGGTGAAACTGTAAACATTACTGGTCGTTTAAATGACAAATGGGTAGATTCCTTTAATTTAGAAATTATTCAGACCAAGAATCTTTCTTTGGGTGGAAGTACTGGTGGTGGCTCCACACTGAAAATCCTCGACGTTGTGAGATTGGATGGAGATAGCAAATTCAAATATTCTTTTAAAATCCCACAAAGTGACACTCGATTAGGGGGTTATTCTATAAAGGTCAGTAAAGATATTGGCTCTGCAACTAAATTTATTCAAGTGGTAAAAGATCCATCCACATATGTGAAATCAACCACTCCTCTTACTGTATTCACTGATAAATCCATCTATGAATTTGGTTTGGATAAAAAAATCATTATCACAGGACAAATAGCAAATACTGTATCTCGAGCCAGTTTTGAAACAGAACCTGTTAAAGTAAAAATCTTGACTGAAGATGGCAAACCCTTACAAATTATAGGATCAGCTGATGCAGGAAAACTATCTACCAGTGGTGTTTCAATAGGGTATGATTTTACTGCAATTCCTGAATCCTCTGGAATATTTTCTGTGACAACTGAGTTGAGCAAACTTATTTTCTCTGAAGGAAAATACCTTGTGCAAGCAAAGTATGAAGGACTATCAGCTTCTACTAGTTTTGAAACTGCAAATTCTCTTGATTTGAAAGACGGGGCAATTATCTCTACTGATAAAGAAGTCTATGGTCTAGGCGAAACAGTTCGTCTTACTGGAATATTGCCTCCTACTAGTGATAATTCTGTAGTCATTACAATTACAAGACCTGATGGAACAAGAACTGATCAAGGGGCAATTGTAAATGAACAACGATTTTCATTTGATTGGAGAACTCCAATTTCTGAAAAAACTCAAAGTTCAAAGATTGATGACAAGGAAAGAGATGTTAAAAAATCTAATTTTGGAATCTATAAAATCAAAGTATCAACAGCTTCTCAAAACAATGTTCTTTTCTTCAAAGTATCCCCTGATCCTGAAAACGACACATTGTCAAAAACCCCTATCTTTGTAACAACTGAAAAATCATTATACAAGGCTGGTGAAAAACTAAAGGTAGTAGGAAATATTATCAAACGTGTTCAAGGTGATCAAGGTCTTGTTGTTCCTGAGAGAGTATCAATTAAAGTTGTTGATGGAAAATTCCCATACAAACAGATTCATGAATCCTCTGTTTATCCAACACAAGGTGGTGATTTTACAAGCCTCTTTGAACTTCCTGCAACAATATTTGCTGAAGGAAGTTATACTGTAAAAGCATCGTATGGAAATACTAGAACCGAAACAACGTTTTCAGTTGTAAATGATTTCACTTTTGGTCTTGATGCACCACTGTCTCTCTTACTATTCACTGATAAATCTGAATACTATCCAGGGGATGTAGTGGTAATTACTGGAAAACCTAACAAACTAATCTATCTTGAAAAATTTGAAGTAAGCGTTGCTAAAAAAACAGGTAGCGAAATATCTTGTGGCTCTTTTATTTGTGGTAAAAGTCATGGCCCTGTAACTACAATACGCCCTAGTTCCTCTGGTACCTTTACATACCAATTCACCATTCCTTCATCCCCCTCAGCAATTGGCTCATACGAAGCATTAGTTGATGCTGATTTTGAAGCAAAATCAATTAAATTCAATGTAGTTGAAAAACCAAAAACTCCGAAATTAGATACGCTAATTGAGAAAGAAAATAGACTTTCTGAAGATGCAATTTCTATTTTTACTGCTGAAAAAACTGTAAATGACCAAACAGTTGCACCACGTGTAATTTCAGGCTCTTTGATTACTCCTACCAGAGGAGATGAATCAAATGTCAATCTCCGAATTTCAAGTGAAACTGGAATTTGTATTATTGGACCTGATGCTGACTGTTTTGTGAGTGAATCTACACGCAAACCTGGACAAATCTATGATGTTGTTGAAGTTGATGGAGTTTCTTTGAATGTAAGGTATAGTGGCCCTGATGTTCGATTGGAGAAATTCAGTATTTTGCCTGTATCATCTGATGCATTTTTGTCTGACACAAATTGGAATGTTGAGATTATCAAAGATGATCAGGCATCTCGTTTCTATTACAAAATCACATACAAAACTCTAGAGTAA
- a CDS encoding J domain-containing protein, with amino-acid sequence MSLCNDPKCPLNRQGVSHEIHESIESKPVENPCNDPRCAMNRMGLAHEIHDSEQKDATYEKKKSEKKLKKKKSKLHDGENLCLDCEGTFNRIDLWPHPENSEEFVCRNCQKNRRLKKQKSFESNFRRFRERQDYVPEEATFQTSKNRISDDEFDQIIQEFEQAHWTDISTEESQTHQRYIESLFKREFWQRNQNKHKKSYQQTEQIFEAPDLAIHYSLLGVSENATVEQIKKAYKSLVLKWHPDKNPNEPKYAEKMLISIKIAYEAIMKNRK; translated from the coding sequence ATGAGTTTGTGCAATGATCCCAAATGTCCCCTGAACAGACAGGGCGTTTCACATGAAATACATGAATCCATTGAATCAAAACCCGTAGAGAATCCGTGTAATGATCCACGATGTGCAATGAATAGAATGGGATTAGCACATGAAATTCATGATTCAGAACAAAAAGATGCAACGTATGAAAAGAAAAAATCTGAAAAAAAATTGAAAAAGAAAAAAAGTAAACTACATGATGGTGAAAATTTGTGTTTGGATTGTGAGGGAACATTTAACCGAATTGATTTGTGGCCTCATCCAGAAAATTCTGAGGAGTTTGTCTGTAGGAATTGCCAGAAAAATCGTAGATTAAAAAAACAAAAATCTTTTGAAAGTAATTTCAGGCGATTCAGAGAAAGACAAGACTATGTTCCAGAAGAAGCAACTTTTCAAACAAGTAAGAATAGAATTTCCGATGATGAGTTTGATCAAATAATTCAAGAGTTTGAGCAAGCACATTGGACAGACATATCCACTGAAGAATCACAGACACACCAAAGATACATTGAATCTCTATTCAAAAGAGAGTTTTGGCAAAGAAATCAGAACAAGCACAAAAAGAGTTATCAACAAACAGAGCAAATATTTGAAGCGCCAGATCTTGCAATACACTATAGTCTACTAGGAGTATCAGAAAATGCTACTGTCGAACAAATCAAAAAAGCTTACAAAAGTTTAGTTCTAAAATGGCATCCAGACAAAAATCCTAATGAACCAAAATATGCAGAAAAAATGCTTATCTCAATTAAAATTGCATATGAGGCAATTATGAAGAATAGAAAATAA
- a CDS encoding DUF367 family protein, producing the protein MKLQVLMFYQDDPKKCTAAKMVKFGLAKNIKKIGTKGLVLDPFSEKTLLPKDKFLINSIIGIDCSWNLADQAFSKKFNGIKRKLPPLLAGNPVNYSKLNKLTTAEALSASLIILGDKEQGLELLDKFKWGHTFYELNQNLFEEYSKLENESQIDFILKDYGLA; encoded by the coding sequence ATGAAATTACAAGTTTTAATGTTTTATCAGGATGATCCAAAAAAGTGCACGGCTGCTAAAATGGTCAAATTTGGTCTTGCTAAAAACATAAAAAAAATTGGAACTAAAGGATTGGTCTTAGATCCGTTCTCAGAAAAGACACTTCTCCCCAAAGATAAATTCTTGATTAATTCTATAATTGGGATTGATTGTTCGTGGAATCTTGCAGACCAGGCTTTTTCAAAAAAATTTAATGGGATTAAAAGAAAACTTCCTCCTTTACTTGCAGGTAATCCTGTAAATTATTCAAAACTCAACAAGCTGACTACTGCTGAAGCACTATCTGCATCATTAATAATTCTCGGTGATAAAGAGCAAGGTTTAGAATTACTTGACAAATTCAAATGGGGCCATACCTTTTACGAATTAAATCAAAATCTCTTTGAAGAATACTCTAAACTTGAAAATGAGTCGCAAATAGACTTTATACTAAAGGATTATGGTTTGGCTTGA